From one Luteolibacter sp. SL250 genomic stretch:
- a CDS encoding sialate O-acetylesterase — MTKTIPTLLLASALAAHAELKLPAIIGDNMVLQQKQANPIWGWDTPGTEVTVTFGNQTKKAKADDKGKWTVSLDALPANATPATMTFKGTTSAEVKNVLVGEVWLCSGQSNMGWTVRMCWDSDLEKLASKNGNLRLISVPNVGTQELQDDFKGNWSVAGPDSVPEFSAVGYFYGNLLQKILDVPVGLIDNAWGGSAAEAWVKRDVIDADPRFKAVMDNWKKIEATYNHDEAVAKYNEQKKAWEAKRDAAKAAGEDPPAAPRAPQNQLKGQGRPGNLYAGCLNPIIGYGIKGAIWYQGESNAGRAYQYNELMTLMISEWRKDWKQGDFPFYFVQLADYMAEKPEPGDSAWAELRESQTKTMNTLKNTGQAVIIDLGEANDIHPRNKRDVAERLARWALVKDYGIKDIPHRSPEYKGHEIKDGKVNVTIDHIGSGAGLRTVDVNELKGFAICGEDKKWVWADAKFAPGAVKTNIIVSSAKVPNPVAVRYAWADNPVCNIFSQEGLPLTPFRTDDFPLITQPK; from the coding sequence ATGACTAAAACCATCCCCACGCTGTTGCTCGCGTCCGCCCTGGCGGCGCACGCCGAGCTGAAACTGCCCGCCATCATCGGTGACAACATGGTCCTGCAGCAGAAGCAGGCCAACCCCATCTGGGGCTGGGACACCCCCGGCACGGAGGTGACCGTCACCTTCGGCAACCAGACGAAGAAGGCGAAGGCCGACGACAAGGGCAAATGGACCGTCTCCTTGGACGCGCTGCCCGCGAACGCCACGCCCGCCACCATGACCTTCAAGGGCACCACCTCCGCGGAGGTGAAGAACGTGCTCGTCGGTGAGGTGTGGCTCTGCTCCGGCCAGTCGAACATGGGCTGGACGGTGCGCATGTGCTGGGACTCCGACCTGGAGAAGCTGGCCTCGAAGAACGGCAACCTGCGCCTCATTTCCGTGCCGAACGTGGGCACCCAGGAACTGCAGGATGACTTCAAGGGCAACTGGTCAGTCGCCGGTCCGGACAGCGTGCCGGAGTTCTCCGCGGTCGGGTATTTCTACGGCAACCTGCTCCAGAAGATCCTGGATGTACCGGTGGGCTTGATCGACAACGCCTGGGGCGGCTCCGCTGCGGAAGCATGGGTGAAGCGCGACGTGATCGACGCGGACCCGCGCTTCAAGGCGGTGATGGACAACTGGAAAAAGATCGAGGCGACCTACAACCACGACGAAGCCGTCGCGAAGTACAACGAGCAGAAGAAGGCATGGGAAGCGAAGCGGGATGCCGCGAAGGCAGCCGGTGAAGATCCACCCGCCGCACCGCGCGCGCCGCAGAACCAACTGAAGGGCCAGGGCCGCCCGGGCAACCTCTACGCCGGCTGCCTCAACCCCATCATCGGCTACGGCATCAAGGGCGCCATCTGGTACCAGGGTGAGTCCAACGCCGGACGCGCCTACCAGTACAACGAGCTGATGACCCTCATGATCTCCGAGTGGCGCAAGGACTGGAAACAAGGTGATTTCCCCTTCTACTTCGTCCAACTGGCCGACTACATGGCGGAAAAGCCGGAGCCGGGCGACAGCGCGTGGGCCGAACTTCGCGAGTCCCAGACGAAGACGATGAACACCCTGAAAAACACCGGACAGGCCGTCATCATCGACCTCGGCGAGGCGAACGACATCCACCCGCGCAACAAGCGTGACGTGGCGGAGCGCCTGGCCCGCTGGGCGCTGGTGAAGGACTACGGCATCAAGGACATCCCGCACCGCAGCCCGGAGTACAAGGGCCATGAGATCAAGGACGGCAAGGTGAACGTAACCATCGACCACATCGGCTCCGGAGCCGGTCTCCGCACGGTGGATGTGAACGAGCTGAAAGGCTTCGCCATCTGCGGCGAAGACAAGAAGTGGGTCTGGGCGGATGCGAAGTTCGCGCCCGGTGCGGTGAAGACCAACATCATCGTCAGCAGCGCGAAGGTGCCGAATCCGGTGGCCGTGCGCTACGCGTGGGCGGACAATCCCGTCTGCAACATCTTCAGCCAGGAAGGCCTGCCGCTGACTCCGTTCCGCACGGACGACTTCCCGCTGATCACCCAGCCGAAGTAA
- a CDS encoding polysaccharide pyruvyl transferase family protein: MTSRRSFLKTSGLALGAASLPSIAGAQAGNAQKTVLLHSAWATKNIGDIGHTPGTLAAIEKYLPEAKVILWAAHTNKEVDAMLAKRFPKVEIVKGSLSEKDGAVQKAIARADFFMRGPGMGQSTDFMKYCNKIGKPWGLQGQSYFPDMVTGDGAEARVALLNSASFIYCRDTKTLKTLQDNGVKPPVMEFCPDGCFGIDVRDEEKALARLAKHGLEPKKFITIQLRTHTPTSPGVDDKRPQKLNPLNPTPENIADDKRRAKVYQDLIAMWVKETGYKVVIAPEVYKEMQYNKQFIYDTLPDDLKKHVVNFDEFWNVDEACSFYARAHTVICHEPHTPIMALAMGTPMMHTFSEFHSPKCWMFKDIGLEEWAPEFDATPASKMFEILMGIHKDYPAAEAKVKKAMTYVHERFAAQMGQLKKVINA, translated from the coding sequence ATGACCTCAAGACGCAGTTTCCTCAAAACCTCCGGTCTCGCCCTCGGTGCGGCATCCCTGCCCTCCATCGCTGGCGCCCAAGCCGGCAACGCCCAGAAAACCGTGCTGCTGCACAGCGCCTGGGCGACCAAGAACATCGGTGACATCGGTCACACGCCCGGAACCCTGGCCGCGATCGAAAAGTATCTGCCGGAGGCGAAGGTCATCCTGTGGGCGGCCCACACGAACAAGGAGGTGGACGCCATGTTGGCGAAGCGTTTCCCGAAGGTGGAGATCGTGAAAGGTTCCCTCTCCGAAAAGGACGGCGCGGTCCAGAAGGCAATCGCGCGCGCTGACTTCTTCATGCGCGGACCGGGCATGGGCCAGTCCACCGACTTCATGAAATACTGCAACAAGATCGGCAAGCCATGGGGCCTGCAGGGTCAGTCGTATTTCCCGGACATGGTCACCGGCGACGGAGCGGAAGCACGCGTCGCGCTGCTCAACAGCGCCTCCTTCATCTACTGCCGTGACACGAAGACACTCAAAACCCTCCAGGACAACGGCGTGAAGCCGCCCGTCATGGAGTTCTGTCCGGACGGCTGCTTCGGCATCGACGTCCGCGACGAGGAGAAGGCGCTCGCCCGGCTGGCGAAGCACGGCCTGGAGCCGAAGAAGTTCATCACCATCCAGCTCCGCACCCACACGCCCACCAGCCCCGGCGTGGACGACAAGCGGCCGCAGAAGCTCAACCCGCTGAACCCGACCCCGGAGAACATCGCGGACGACAAGCGCCGCGCGAAGGTCTACCAGGACCTCATCGCCATGTGGGTGAAGGAGACCGGCTACAAGGTGGTCATCGCCCCGGAGGTCTACAAGGAGATGCAGTACAACAAGCAGTTCATCTATGACACCCTGCCGGATGACCTGAAGAAGCACGTCGTCAACTTCGACGAGTTCTGGAACGTGGACGAGGCGTGCTCCTTCTACGCCCGCGCGCACACCGTGATCTGCCATGAGCCGCACACGCCGATCATGGCGCTGGCGATGGGCACGCCGATGATGCACACCTTCTCCGAGTTCCACTCGCCGAAATGCTGGATGTTCAAGGACATCGGCCTGGAGGAATGGGCGCCGGAGTTCGATGCCACGCCGGCCTCGAAGATGTTCGAGATCCTGATGGGCATCCACAAGGATTACCCCGCCGCGGAGGCCAAGGTGAAGAAGGCCATGACCTACGTGCATGAGCGCTTCGCCGCCCAGATGGGCCAGCTCAAGAAGGTCATCAACGCCTGA
- a CDS encoding metallophosphoesterase, translated as MNITRRDAIRKTICFSSAVIAGNLLSRAGAQPGAFPAKPGGIHLLAFGDFGSANKEQIDVANQMSAFAKDLNAPLAGVLALGDNFYGKFTMDRFRTGFEEMYPEKTLGCNFYACLGNHDYEHVGKEKPQLTKADWQLRYAAENPKSRWKLPAKWYVQEFRDATGPLVRMIVLDGNPIITKEEQMAQKEFLENELERKTTAPWTWLVNHFPLFTSSSKRRDNEKLIAEWGPLLKKHKISHSIAGHDHTLQHLEVEGYETSFIVSGGGGRALHEVKETDRGFARAQLGFNHIHVDRKAVTTRFIDEKGNLLHTFRRDTEGKVTIG; from the coding sequence ATGAACATCACCCGGCGAGACGCCATCCGGAAGACCATCTGCTTCAGTTCGGCCGTCATCGCCGGGAACCTGTTGTCCCGCGCGGGCGCGCAGCCCGGGGCTTTCCCCGCGAAGCCCGGTGGCATCCATCTGCTGGCCTTCGGCGACTTCGGCTCCGCCAACAAGGAGCAGATCGACGTTGCCAACCAGATGTCCGCATTCGCAAAGGACCTCAACGCGCCGCTCGCTGGCGTGCTGGCGCTGGGCGACAACTTCTACGGCAAGTTCACCATGGACCGGTTCAGGACCGGCTTCGAGGAGATGTATCCGGAGAAGACGCTGGGCTGCAATTTCTACGCTTGCCTGGGCAACCACGACTACGAGCACGTCGGCAAAGAGAAGCCGCAGCTCACCAAGGCGGACTGGCAGCTCAGGTATGCCGCGGAGAATCCGAAGTCCCGCTGGAAGCTCCCGGCGAAATGGTATGTCCAGGAATTCAGGGACGCCACCGGACCACTGGTGCGGATGATCGTCCTCGACGGGAATCCCATCATCACCAAGGAGGAACAGATGGCCCAGAAGGAGTTCCTCGAAAATGAGCTGGAACGGAAGACCACTGCCCCGTGGACATGGCTGGTGAACCATTTCCCGCTGTTCACCTCCAGCAGCAAGCGCAGGGACAACGAGAAGCTCATCGCCGAATGGGGTCCGCTTCTGAAGAAGCATAAAATCTCCCACAGCATCGCAGGGCATGACCATACCCTCCAACACCTGGAGGTGGAGGGCTATGAGACCAGCTTCATCGTCTCCGGTGGCGGTGGCCGCGCGCTGCACGAGGTGAAGGAAACGGACCGTGGCTTCGCCCGCGCCCAGCTCGGCTTCAACCACATCCATGTGGACCGCAAGGCTGTGACCACCCGGTTCATCGATGAGAAAGGCAATCTCCTCCACACCTTCCGCCGGGATACGGAGGGGAAGGTGACCATCGGCTGA